In Aspergillus fumigatus Af293 chromosome 2, whole genome shotgun sequence, a genomic segment contains:
- a CDS encoding RING-H2 finger protein, whose protein sequence is MEPRQIPSVFPSSFSSFSSSLVLFILFLTLSSTVRATASSAGCIVLPSNSSADLSFTNQKRFHLQSDQYTVPSDAIVAPLTQHLVNLNGTDLQRFNVTGNPVDAAAYNSLSLSTGDIAFVSCDTSLYPGNLDASATVSNLLTAQEKASAVLLYSTSASHCNYTVTNDAAAQYTNVFTLLNPAFAESLRVQLSRQNGNGSLSIVYNMSFVGTVTPSTQDGSTDSPNTAMIILYSITGIITALFLAIIITGAIRAHRHPERYGPRYTAGRPRQSRARGIARAMLDTIPIVKFGDSSDPKTDPVKGDVEMSLGTEEEGVVERREAPAVDGSPPSVTGGRRNDETETTKTETDCERRGTPTPATDTELPNDHPNFSCPICTDDFIKGQDLRVLPCNHQFHPECIDPWLVNVSGTCPLCRIDLNPPQAEEEQEQGEGGTNNNININNASQENATSPAADATSSRQHRRISSYLHGTLNARRMRDATVEERLAALRSVREEASRDTSNEEAERRRNRLTARLRERFRVRTRTHGVEATAQS, encoded by the exons ATGGAGCCCAGACAAATACCCTCTGtgtttccttcttccttttcttctttctcttcgtctcttGTTCTTTTCATTCTCTTCCTTACTCTTTCGTCTACGGTTCGAGCGACAGCGTCTTCGGCTGGCTGTATTGTACTGCCGTCGAATAGCTCTGCGGATCTGTCGTTCACCAACCAAAAGAGGTTCCATCTGCAGAGCGATCAATACACTGTTCCGTCGGACGCCATTGTCGCTCCTTTGACCCAACATCTGGTCAATTTAAACGGTACTGACCTTCAG AGGTTCAATGTCACTGGGAATCCGGTTGATGCTGCCGCATACAATTCGCTCAGTTTGAGTACAGGCGATATTGCTTTTGTCAGCTGTGACACGTCTCTGTACCCTGGCAATTTGGATGCCAGTGCAACGGTATCGAATCTTCTTACAGCGCAAGAGAAGGCATCCGCGGTTCTTCTGTACAGCACTTCTGCTTCCCATTGCAACTATACTGTGACCAACGACGCTGCTGCCCAATATACCAACGTTTTCACCCTGTTGAACCCAGCCTTTGCCGAGTCGCTTAGGGTTCAACTCAGTAGGCAGAACGGAAACGGCTCTCTCAGCATTGTCTACAACATGTCCTTCGTGGGGACAGTCACCCCGTCGACCCAGGATGGGTCAACGGACAGCCCCAACACCG CCATGATCATCCTATACAGCATCACTGGCATTATTACCGCGCTTTTCTTAGCGATCATTATTACCGGGGCTATCCGGGCCCATCGTCATCCGGAACGCTATGGCCCCCGATACACGGCGGGACGGCCTCGACAAAGTCGAGCGCGAGGGATAGCAAGGGCGATGCTGGATACGATTCCCATCGTCAAGTTTGGGGACAGTTCTGACCCCAAGACAGACCCTGTCAAGGGTGATGTGGAGATGTCCCTCgggaccgaggaggaaggggTCGTTGAGCGTCGAGAGGCACCGGCTGTCGATGGATCCCCTCCATCTGTGACAGGTGGTCGGCGGAATGATGAAACTGAGACCACCAAGACTGAAACCGACTGCGAACGACGAGGAACACCGACACCCGCGACAGATACGGAATTGCCCAATGACCATCCAAATTTTTCCTGCCCGATTTGCACGGATGACTTCATCAAGGGCCAGGACCTCCGCGTGTTACCCTGCAACCATCAGTTTCACCCTGAGTGTATCGATCCTTGGCTGGTCAACGTGTCTGGCACTTGTCCATTATG CCGGATCGACCTCAATCCGCCACAagctgaggaagaacaggagcagGGAGAGGGTGGtaccaacaacaacatcaacatcaacaatgCATCTCAGGAAAACGcgacttctccagcagcagacGCGACTTCAAGTCGTCAACATCGCCGGATATCTTCTTATCTGCATGGCACCTTGAATGCCCGCCGGATGCGCGATGCTACCGTGGAGGAAAGACTCGCTGCGCTCCGAAGTGTACGGGAGGAAGCCAGCCGGGACACTAGCAACGAAGAGGCAGAGCGCCGACGCAATCGACTGACGGCACGGCTACGCGAGCGATTCCGAGTACGAACACGCACACATGGAGTCGAGGCTACGGCGCAGTCATAG
- a CDS encoding aspartate aminotransferase: protein MSSPRLPTPTTTTTTTTTTTTTASTSSSSFSSFSSSSSSSVARNRLASISSQIMGSSSPSVFSTAVVPAAPEDPLFGLAQAFRQDPSDKKVDLVIGAYRDNNAKPWILPVVKKADEAIRNDPNLNHEYLPIKGLPDFTSAAQKLIVGADSAAIREKRVCTLQAISGTGALHLGALFLAKFHPVPPKVYLSSPTWANHHQIFTNVGLKLANYPYFSAKTKGLDFDGMLGALREAPPGSIIVLHACAHNPTGVDLTQDQWKQVAVVLRERQHFPFFDTAYQGFASGDLSRDSWAIRYFVDQGFELCIAQSFAKNFGLYGQRTGAFHFVSAPGPDASTANANIASQLAILQRSEISNPPAYGARIASRILNDPQLFAEWEEDLRTMSGRIAEMRKGLRERLEAKGTPGNWEHITSQIGMFSFTGLTEEQVKILREKWHVYMTKNGRISMAGLNTHNLDYFAEAVDSVVRETS from the exons ATGTCTTCCCCGCGTCTTCCCACTCCTACAACTACAAcaactactactactacgacgacgacgaccgCCTCTacgtcctcctcttctttttcttctttctcatcatcatcatcatcctccgtCGCTCGAAATCGTCtcgcctccatctcctcacAAATCATGGGTTCCTCAAGCCCATCCGTCTTCTCCACGGCCGTCGTGCCCGCCGCTCCAGAAGATCCTCTCTTTGGTCTGGCTCAAGCTTTTCGTCAGGATCCCTCAGATAAAAAGGTCGATCTTGTCATTGGCGCCTACAGAGACAACAACGCAAAGCCTTGGATTCTTCCTGTAGTGAAAAAG GCCGACGAGGCGATCCGCAACGACCCCAACCTCAACCATGAATACCTTCCCATCAAGGGTCTTCCAGATTTCACCTCGGCCGCTCAAAAGCTCATAGTCGGTGCCGATAGTGCAGCCATTCGTGAGAAGCGA GTCTGCACACTGCAAGCCATTTCAGGAACTGGCGCACTGCACCTGGGCGCATTGTTCCTGGCCAAGTTCCACCCCGTACCCCCCAAGGTCTATCTCTCCAGCCCCACCTGGGCCAACCACCACCAGATCTTCACCAACGTCGGCCTCAAGCTCGCCAACTACCCCTACTTCTCCGCCAAAACCAAAGGTCTCGACTTCGACGGCATGCTCGGTGCCCTGCGCGAAGCTCCACCCGGCTCCATTATCGTCCTGCACGCCTGCGCCCACAACCCCACCGGCGTCGACCTGACCCAGGACCAGTGGAAGCAGGTCGCGGTCGTCCTGCGTGAGCGCCAGCACTTCCCCTTCTTCGACACAGCGTACCAGGGCTTCGCGTCCGGCGATCTCTCCCGTGACTCGTGGGCGATCCGCTACTTCGTCGATCAGGGCTTCGAGCTCTGCATCGCCCAGTCCTTCGCCAAGAACTTTGGTCTGTACGGTCAGCGCACCGGCGCCTTCCACTTCGTTTCGGCCCCGGGCCCCGACGCTTCAACGGCCAACGCCAACATCGCCTCCCAGCTAGCCATCCTGCAGCGCTCTGAAATTTCTAACCCGCCTGCGTATGGGGCGCGCATCGCTAGCCGCATTCTCAATGACCCCCAGCTCTTCGCTGAGTGGGAGGAGGACCTGCGCACGATGAGCGGTCGTATCGCGGAGATGCGCAAGGGTCTGCGGGAGCGCCTCGAGGCAAAGGGCACACCTGGCAACTGGGAACACATCACCAGTCAAATCGGCATGTTCAGTTTCACTGGATTGACCGAGGAGCAGGTCAAGATCCTCAGAGAGAAGTGGCACGTGTACATG ACCAAGAACGGCCGTATCTCAATGGCAGGTCTCAACACACATAACCTCGACTACTTCGCTGAAGCGGTCGATAGCGTCGTCCGCGAAACCTCGTAA
- a CDS encoding putative PB1 domain protein — translation MSGPRSRNADLTESRKLRHGCWLWNTTTTKSTRKPYGSLVRLRIRPRYSSTVESSMQRWESMKKPYVQCYQRAVSLDQYLAIAYFQEGVSNFLLGDFEEALANFNDTLLYLRGNTSIDYEQLGLKFRLFSCEVLFNRGLCYIYLQQMGPGMQDLEYAAKEKVTPDHDVIDDAIRERAEGYTVFSIPVGVVYRPNAAKVKNLKTKDYLGKARLIAASSQGNARSGRQPTDSIRTQPAPDDRPAEGISFAATNLVQKNLSGRSRQQSEPPLNRTLFPPTPPPEGDKSITKSPSGGSVGANGRPGSVRAARPPRLNLDGPGSQPNGRGGADMPASDKPRIGTTRTASEPRGPPSRYHQRGLNAQEADKYFPSQDTGGHKRGTSETNASVPRNGYGEDACEVYTSSRSMASSGRRGVPPQQQRYIDEEEEYGGDMGGAHGARGIYESPGSSQRRTRSPIRESRRADSRRPDVHRFRIKVHAFEDTRYIMIGPTLEYSEFEAKIREKFGFRSLLRIRMQDEGDMITMVDQEDLDLLLSSATEAARKEGSEMGKMEVSPIPHVCETTRN, via the exons ATGAGTGGCCCTCGATCTCGCAATGCAGATCTGACAGAGAGCAGGAAATTGAGACATGGGTGTTGGCTCTGGAACACTACGACAACCAAGAGTACGAGGAAGCCATACGGATCTTTGGTCAGATTGCGGATACGTCCAAGATATTCTTCAACTGTGGAGTCATCTATGCAACGCTGGGAGAGCATGAAAAAGCCGTAT GTCCAATGTTACCAACGCGCCGTCAGTCTAGACCAGTATCTTGCCATTGCCTATTTCCAAGAAGGCGTGTCAAACTTCCTTCTAGGCGATTTTGAAGAAGCATTGGCCAATTTCAATGATACCCTTCTCTATCTCCGAGGCAATACATCTATTGACTATGAGCAATTGGGCCTGAAATTCCGTCTCTTCTCCTGTGAGGTCTTGTTCAATCGGGGGCTCTGCTATATCTACCTGCAACAAATGGGTCCAGGCATGCAGGACCTCGAATATGCAGCGAAAGAAAAGGTCACTCCCGACCACGACGTTATTGATGACGCCATCCGGGAGCGGGCAGAG GGGTACACGGTGTTTTCGATCCCTGTCGGAGTAGTCTATCGACCCAACGCGGCCAAAGTCAAGAATCTCAAAACAAAGGACTATCTAGGCAAGGCGAGACTGATTGCAGCGTCATCTCAAGGCAACGCGCGAAGTGGACGCCAACCTACGGATTCGATACGAACTCAACCAGCGCCCGATGACCGCCCCGCCGAGGGCATCTCGTTCGCTGCCACGAACCTGGTGCAAAAGAACCTGTCAGGACGAAGTCGTCAGCAGTCAGAACCCCCACTAAACCGCACTCTGTTCCCACCTACGCCACCTCCAGAAGGTGACAAGTCTATCACAAAGAGCCCTTCCGGTGGTAGCGTGGGTGCCAACGGTAGACCAGGTTCCGTTCGAGCGGCGCGGCCTCCTCGGCTTAATCTCGATGGGCCGGGTTCTCAGCCCAATGGGAGGGGTGGCGCCGACATGCCCGCGTCCGACAAGCCACGGATTGGGACGACTCGTACGGCCTCTGAACCTCGTGGACCACCCAGCCGATATCATCAACGGGGGCTCAATGCTCAGGAGGCCGACAAATATTTTCCTTCGCAGGACACAGGAGGCCACAAGAGAGGAACCAGCGAAACAAATGCATCAGTCCCTCGGAATGGCTACGGCGAGGACGCATGCGAAGTGTACACAAGCTCACGATCTATGGCCAGTAGCGGACGAAGAGGCGTacctcctcagcagcaacggTACatcgacgaagaagaggaatacGGGGGCGATATGGGTGGTGCTCATGGTGCCCGCGGCATCTACGAGTCACCCGGCAGTTCGCAGCGACGAACTAGATCGCCGATCCGAGAGTCAAGGCGAGCCGACTCACGCAGGCCTGATGTGCACAGATTCCGAATCAAAGTTCATGCTTTCGAAGATACCCGGTACATCATGATAGGGCCCACGTTGGAGTACAGCGAGTTTGAAGCCAAGATCCGGGAGAAATTCGGCTTTCGCTCGCTTCTACGAATCCGAATGCAGGATGAAGGCGACATGATTACGATGGTGGATCAGGAAGATTTGGACCTCCTACTGAGTTCGGCCACTGAGGCAGCTCGGAAGGAAGGCAGCGAGATGGGCAAGATGGAGGTGAGTCCGATCCCACACGTTTGTGAAACGACCCGTAACTAA
- a CDS encoding copper chaperone CCS1, whose product MIEPFQTTFAVPMTCESCVKDVSSSLYKLEGVKRVEANLKDQLVLIEGTAPPSSIVTAIQATGRDAILRGSGTSNSSAVCILETHSTIVPNKIRGLARMVQVSPNMTLVDLTINGLAPGKYWATVREAGDISRGAESTGGIWEALKAKVMGAEAPKEPRGVFGSVDVDKHGRGNVFLDRPVAIWELIGRSMVVSKSQEGPFQREDPDTLVGVIARSAGVWDNDKTVCSCSGKNVWQERQEQVSQGML is encoded by the exons ATGATTGAGCCGTTCCAG ACCACCTTCGCGGTGCCCATGACCTGCGAAAGCTGTGTCAAAGATGTATCAAGCTCTCTTTATAAACTTGAAG GCGTCAAGAGGGTGGAAGCGAATCTCAAAGATCAGCTCGTCTTAATCGAGGGCACAGCGCCGCCTAGCTCGATAGTCACAGCCATTCAAGCTACTGGCCGAGATGCGATTCTACGTGGAAGCGGCACGTCGAACA GTTCTGCCGTCTGCATATTAGAGACGCACTCGACGATAGTACCGAATAAGATCCGTGGACTGGCACGCATGGTGCAGGTGTCTCCGAACATGACTCTGGTAGATCTGACTATTAATGGGCTGGCACCAGGAAAATACTGGGCAACTGTCCGGGAAGCGGGGGATATCTCGCGAGGCGCAGAGTCTACCGGGGGTATCTGGGAGGCCTTGAAGGCTAAGGTGATGGGCGCCGAGGCGCCCAAGGAGCCGCGCGGCGTGTTTGGGAGTGTGGATGTGGATAAGCACGGTCGGGGGAATGTCTTCTTGGATCGACCGGTGGCGATTTGGGAGCTGATTGGGCGGAGTATGGTCGTATCCAAGAGTCAGGAAGGCCCATTTCAACGAGAGGACCCTGATACATTGGTCGGTGTGATCGCTCGCAGTGCGGGTGTGTGGGACAACGACAAGACGGTCTGCTCATGTTCCGGAAAGAATGTATGGCAGGAGCGCCAGGAACAGGTCTCTCAGGGAATGCTGTAG
- the npkA gene encoding CDC2/CDK family serine/threonine-protein kinase — MSAPTKSRWAAEDPEDDAIIAQRKREKEEKRRAKAEKQRQLEEQARLQTAQAKQQQQADALNGDSEAPPKKRRRLSNEQPQTSAVSESAAKAPAEQTRSTLLRFPGPGWGPCRLVDNFERLNHIEEGSYGWVSRAKDITTGEVVALKKLKMENSPDGFPVTGLREIQTLLEARHTNIVYLREVVMGTKMDDVFLVMDFLEHDLKTLLDDMREPFLPSEIKTLMLQILSGVEFLHSHWIMHRDLKTSNLLMNNRGEIKIADFGMARYYGDPPPKLTQLVVTLWYRSPELLLGAEKYGPEIDMWSIGCIFGELLTKEPLLQGKNEVDQVSKIFALTGPPTQQTWPGFRSLPNAKSLRLPPTSTSGLTENPPLLPRSKFPFLTNSGLRLLSSLLALNPSARPSAQECLSHKYFREDPRPKPKEMFPTFPSKAGMERRRRRETPEAPKRGQEAPALDFASVFGGQSSGDTGETGAGFTLRLG, encoded by the exons ATGTCCGCCCCGACAAAATCGCGTTGGGCCGCCGAAGACCCCGAGGAcgacgccatcatcgcccAGCGAAAACgcgaaaaggaagagaagagacgcgccaaggcagagaaacaacgtcagctggaggagcaagCACGACTTCAGACCGCACAAGCcaaacagcagcagcaagcagACGCGCTCAATGGCGACTCGGAAGCTCCGCCCAAGAAGCGTCGCCGGCTGTCGAACGAACAGCCCCAGACCTCCGCAGTGTCGGAGTCTGCAGCCAAAGCGCCGGCCGAGCAGACACGATCGACCCTCCTGCGGTTTCCTGGGCCTGGATGGGGACCGTGTCGGCTTGTGGATAACTTTGAACGGCTGAATCACATCGAGGAGGGTTCGTATGGGTGGGTGAGTAGGGCGAAGGATATCACCACCGGGGAGGTGGTGGCTCTCAAGAAGCTTAAGATGGAGAATTCGCCGGATGGCTTTCCGGTAACGGGATTACGAGAGATCCAGACGCTCTTGGAAGCTCGCCATACGAACATTGTATATCTCCGCGAGGTCGTCATGGGGACTAAAATGGATGA TGTATTCCTCGTCATGGATTTCCTTGAACATGATTTAAAAACCTTGCTCGACGACATGCGCGAACCGTTCCTCCCTTCGGAAATCAAGACCCTCATGCTTCAAATCCTTTCCGGCGTCGAGTTTCTGCACTCCCATTGGATCATGCACCGTGATCTGAAGACTTCAAACCTCTTGATGAATAACCGAGGCGAGATCAAAATTGCCGATTTCGGCATGGCACGGTACTACGGCGATCCGCCGCCGAAGCTGACCCAGCTGGTTGTAACGCTCTGGTACCGTTCCCCCGAGCTCCTGCTGGGCGCAGAAAAGTACGGGCCGGAAATCGACATGTGGAGTATTGGGTGCATCTTTGGCGAATTGCTCACCAAAGAACCCTTGTTGCAGGGTAAAAACGAAGTCGATCAAGTATCAAAG ATATTCGCTCTCACGGGCCCTCCTACTCAGCAAACATGGCCTGGTTTCCGCTCCCTTCCCAATGCTAAATCACTTCGCCTTCCACCTACATCCACATCGGGGTTGACTGAAAACCCTCCCTTACTTCCCCGCTCAAAGTTCCCCTTTCTCACCAATTCTGGCCTGCGGCTTCTGTCGTCTTTACTGGCATTGAACCCAAGTGCGCGCCCTTCTGCTCAGGAGTGTCTCTCACATAAATATTTTCGGGAGGACCCACGACCAAAGCCAAAGGAGATGTTTCCGACCTTCCCATCCAAGGCAGGCATGGAGAGGCGAAGGCGTCGTGAGACTCCAGAGGCGCCGAAGCGCGGCCAGGAAGCTCCCGCCTTGGACTTTGCCAGTGTATTCGGTGGTCAATCCAGTGGCGATACCGGGGAAACAGGCGCTGGCTTTACCTTGCGTCTGGGTTAG
- a CDS encoding RNA recognition motif domain-containing protein, which translates to MAASQAVSFDAIIQADRKKRKNEELASKILGKNRKTVAAGAGAGIKAQKTKPGSLASRIGVVKPSASATSKSTKNHRTQPAPVRAADSQPKRASKRRPDEERLLSALNPANGQSTVRDNPVGITIRGAGSGSFVVIGSNFAPGTTAADIQSAIEPLSGQILSCWITSQHPTVTAEITYADKWAAEKAIANFHNQRADGRILSMRFKHITPEPTPSQHVQNPQSSFSNLREQADRERRLNRKAEPTVQDGRYGFAEGDDQLLSHGDSRGNGRSNRRNARGNRAYGRAGRQTNQNTQETGLYSDQMMVDPPTQNSSHRGGRYR; encoded by the exons ATGGCAGCCAGCCAAGCTGTCTCCTTCGATGCCATCATCCAAGCGG ATcgcaaaaagagaaaaaatGAAGAACTCGCAAGCAAAATTCTTGGTAAAAACAGAAAGACGGTCGCCGCAGGCGCGGGAGCTGGAATCAAGGCTCAGAAAACGAAGCCAGGGAGTCTCGCCAGTCGGATTGGTGTTGTAAAG CCTTCCGCATCAGCTACATCGAAATCTACGAAGAATCATCGCACGCAGCCAGCGCCGGTACGAGCAGCGGACTCGCAACCAAAACGCGCCAGCAAGCGTCGCCCAGATGAAGAACGCCTTCTCTCAGCGCTCAACCCAGCGAATGGACAATCAACGGTGCGCGACAATCCAGTTGGTATAACTATTCGAGGAGCAGGGTCAGGATCTTTCGTCGTGATTGGGAGCAATTTCGCTCCTGGCACCACAGCAGCAGACATCCAATCCGCTATTGAACCGTTATCGGGACAGATATTGAGCTGTTGGATCACCTCGCAGCATCCTACTGTCACGGCCGAAATCACGTACGCCGACAAATGGGCCGCAGAAAAAGCCATTGCCAACTTCCACAACCAAAGG GCTGACGGCAGAATTCTGTCCATGCGGTTCAAGCACATCACGCCCGAACCGACACCATCTCAGCACGTACAGAACCCTCAGTCCTCCTTCAGCAATTTACGAGAGCAAGCAGATCGCGAGCGACGTCTAAACCGGAAAGCTGAACCTACCGTGCAGGATGGAAGGTACGGTTTCGCTGAAGGAGATGACCAATTGCTTTCTCACGGCGATTCTCGGGGCAATGGCCGTTCCAACAGGCGCAATGCGAGAGGCAACCGAGCGTACGGACGAGCTGGGAGGCAAACAAACCAGAATACACAAGAGACTGGGCTTTACAGCGACCAAATGATGGTTGATCCACCCACGCAGAACTCCAGTCATAGGGGTGGACGGTACCGATGA
- a CDS encoding class I SAM-dependent methyltransferase codes for MMNSATKSAWTRHFRTYQYRNLRIGSHRCSSTFEKRQWSTPLAKTLANAIKVTGPIPIAAFMRQVLTSPEGGYYTTRPEGGGEVFGKKGDFVTSPEISQVFGELVGIWTITEWMAQGSKRSGVQLIEVGPGKGTLMDDMLRTFRNFKSFASSLEAIYLVEASPTLREVQKQRLCGDAAMEETDIGHKSISKYFNVPVLWVEDIRLLPHEEDKTPFIFAHEFFDALPIHAFESIPPAPENSPEQKEIITPTGPAKLHQPMKPANTPQWREIMVTLNPKAVEDNIEGEPEFKLTLAKASTPSSLVIPEISERYRKLKSTPGSTIEVSPESRIYASDFARRIGGSSQPPRTVGSRNSPAAQPKKIPSGAALIMDYGTMSTIPINSLRGIQHHRTVPALSSPGQVDVSADVDFMALAEAAIEASEGVEVHGPVEQGDFLQVMGIAERMQQLLRGVQDEEKRKTLESGWKRLIERGGGGMGKIYKFMAIIPENGGRRRPVGFGGTVQM; via the exons ATGATGAATAGTGCGACGAAGAGTGCCTGGACCCGACATTTTCGAACATATCAGTATCGAAACTTACGGATAGGGTCGCACCGATGCTCCTCGACATTTGAAAAAAGGCAGTGGTCTACACCGCTCGCGAAAACACTAGCGAATGCGATCAAG GTCACAGGGCCGATCCCCATCGCGGCCTTCATGCGCCAAGTTCTCACATCTCCAGAGGGAGGCTACTATACGACTCGACCTGAAGGTGGCGGCGAAGTCTTCGGGAAGAAAGGAGATTTCGTAACCTCGCCTGAAATCTCACAAGTCTTCGGGGAGTTGGTGGGTATATGGACGATTACAGAATGGATGGCCCAAGGTTCGAAACGCAGCGGGGTGCAGCTCATAGAGGTCGGACCGGGGAAGGGCACACTGATGGACGACATGTTACGT ACGTTCAGGAACTTCAAAAGCTTTGCGTCGAGTCTTGAAGCTATCTATCTGGTTGAAGCTAGTCCAACGCTGAGAGAGGTCCAGAAACAGCGACTTTGCGGTGACGCGGCTATGGAGGAGACAGATATTGGTCACAAGAGCATCAGCAAGTATTTCAATGTTCCGGTGCTCTGGGTAGAGGATATTCGATTACTGCCTCATG AGGAAGACAAAACGCCGTTCATCTTTGCGCACGAATTCTTCGATGCACTTCCAATTCACGCTTTTGAGTCCATCCCCCCAGCGCCCGAGAATTCGCCCGAGCAGAAAGAGATTATAACTCCTACCGGTCCTGCGAAGCTGCACCAACCCATGAAGCCCGCCAATACTCCCCAGTGGCGCGAGATCATGGTTACATTGAATCCCAAAGCAGTCGAAGATAATATTGAAGGAGAGCCCGAATTCAAGCTGACACTAGCCAAGGCATCGACTCCGTCTTCTCTCGTCATCCCGGAGATCTCAGAGCGGTACCGGAAGCTCAAGTCTACACCAGGTTCTACGATCGAAGTCAGTCCGGAAAGTCGCATATATGCGTCCGACTTTGCTCGTCGCATTGGGGGTTCGTCGCAGCCGCCTCGAACTGTGGGCTCGCGAAATTCGCCCGCCGcgcagccgaagaagatacCATCCGGAGCGGCACTGATCATGGATTACGGAACGATGTCGACCATCCCTATCAATTCGCTCCGCGGGATTCAGCACCATCGGACTGTGCCGGCACTCTCGTCGCCGGGCCAAGTCGATGTGAGTGCCGATGTTGATTTCATGGCTCTTGCGGAGGCGGCAATTGAAGCTAGTGAGGGTGTTGAGGTCCACGGACCGGTAGAGCAGGGAGATTTCCTGCAGGTCATGGGCATCGCGGAGCGGATGCAACAATTGCTCAGGGGAGTccaggatgaagagaagcgCAAGACGCTCGAAAGTGGGTGGAAGAGGTTGATCGAGCGAGGCGGGGGCGGCATGGGAAAGATCTACAAGTTCATGGCCATCATCCCGGAGAATGGTGGAAGAAGGAGACCCGTCGGATTCGGCGGGACTGTTCAGATGTAA
- a CDS encoding phosphatase YCH1, with translation MAVDAPQAKRLNIREYRLARQSLISLEESSPRGSLQHPQYNLQTTNCHKRAMSPITIATLPRMTRDALSELLLSTSSPNKLAIIDVRDHDHIGGHIHSSTWVPSSSLDYRMPELVRTLKDKEKVVFHCALSQQRGPAAALRYAREREAALGPEESKKQQVYVLEGGFVHWQEKYGKDTRLTEAYVEDIWREY, from the exons ATGGCTGTAGATGCTCCACAGGCCAAACGACTCAACATCCGAGAATATCGATTGGCAAGGCAGAGTTTGATTTCTCTAGAGGAATCCAGTCCGCGAGGCAGCTTGCAGCATCCACAGTACAACCTGCAGACTACTAATTGCCATAAACGAGCCATGTCCCCAATCACAATAGCAACTCTTCCCCGTATGACTCGGGATGCCctttctgagcttcttctctcGACCAGTTCTCCCAACAAGCTTGCCATCATCGACGTAAGAGATCATG ACCATATCGGCGGGCATATTCATTCCTCCACCTGGGTTCCAAGCTCATCACTCGATTATCGCATGCCGGAACTAGTCCGGACGCtcaaagacaaagaaaaagttGTATTCCATTGTGCTCTGAGCCAACAGCGTGGCCCAGCAGCCGCCCTCCGCTACGCGCGGGAGCGAGAGGCTGCGTTGGGTCCTGAAGAGAGTAAGAAGCAGCAGGTCTATGTCCTCGAAGGCGGGTTTGTCCATTGGCAGGAGAAGTATGGTAAAGATACTCGGCTGACAGAGGCGTACGTCGAGGATATATGGAGGGAGTATTGA
- a CDS encoding mitochondrial 37S ribosomal protein bS21m, giving the protein MEARSLARCLRLRPTTSLYTRQPIIFRGQDALRYFSTSNSLLQTPPASQDQPSSTTPASPQDQSKVQTSSSNSTASNSDSADFDRILDQLNFNNANRNATEDSQSSDSLSLSRSVSMAAGTESYKQPLRRVELKLGPTLGRQVHVEPEKGLDLTTALRVLQGNVTTNKVRAQWYAQKFHVRRGQMRKNLRMERWRKLFKFSFKQTVNKIQRMRAQGW; this is encoded by the coding sequence ATGGAGGCACGATCCTTGGCTCGATGCCTCCGCCTGAGGCCGACAACATCGCTATATACCAGACAacccatcatcttccgcgGACAGGACGCCCTCCGATACTTCTCAACATCCAATTCCCTCTTACAAACTCCTCCCGCTAGTCAGGACCAACCGAGCTCTACGACGCCTGCGTCGCCTCAGGATCAATCGAAGGTCcaaaccagcagcagcaacagcacagCATCCAACTCCGACTCCGCCGACTTCGACCGGATCCTCGACCAACTCAACTTCAACAACGCCAACCGCAATGCCACAGAAGACAGCCAGTCCTCCGACTCCCTTTCGCTCTCGCGCTCGGTCAGCATGGCCGCCGGGACAGAGAGCTACAAACAGCCGCTCCGCCGGGTGGAACTAAAATTGGGACCTACGCTGGGTCGCCAGGTGCACGTCGAGCCGGAGAAGGGGTTGGATCTGACGACGGCGCTGCGCGTGCTGCAGGGGAATGTCACGACGAACAAGGTGCGGGCGCAGTGGTATGCGCAGAAGTTCCATGTCCGGAGGGGCCAAATGCGGAAGAACTTGAGGATGGAGCGGTGGCGGAAGCTGTTCAAGTTCTCGTTTAAGCAGACTGTGAACAAGATCCAGCGTATGAGGGCGCAGGGATGGTAA